The following are encoded together in the Candidatus Woesebacteria bacterium genome:
- a CDS encoding PDZ domain-containing protein: protein MNNGSPKLRVSIVTARKLIVVLGAISLVFFGGYWTGRRGFVASYKGSANVVINRELPVEKEDISFDLFWQVWDSLENKYYDKNKLVDEYMVYGAISGMVSALGDPYTVFLSPEQNKIISEDLNGSFEGVGIQIGYKQNQLAVIAPLVGSPAEEVGIKAGDYIIGIKDSKKGIDSSTEGMSLQEAVQVIRGDKGTSVTLTIVREGEGKPLYFDVKRSNIDVPTITVDFVGDNEKYAHIRINRFGGETTQEWEKAVSKVLINSNLSGIVLDVRNNPGGYLQAANEIASDFLEVGKVVVIEEDGKGDRTDFTVDKLGRFTNLSTVVLVNEGSASASEILAGALKDNDKAELVGEKTFGKGTIQEPEQLTGSSGLHVTIAKWLTPSGFWVNDVGLQPDHELLNDPETDIDEQLEKAIELLAIQ, encoded by the coding sequence ATGAATAATGGATCACCAAAACTCCGCGTGTCTATCGTGACTGCGAGAAAATTAATTGTTGTACTTGGTGCAATATCTTTAGTGTTTTTTGGTGGATATTGGACAGGTAGACGGGGATTTGTCGCAAGTTATAAAGGAAGTGCGAATGTTGTCATTAACCGCGAACTGCCGGTGGAGAAAGAAGATATAAGCTTTGATCTTTTTTGGCAAGTATGGGATTCTCTCGAAAACAAATATTACGACAAAAATAAATTGGTCGATGAATATATGGTTTATGGAGCAATAAGCGGTATGGTATCGGCTTTGGGAGATCCATATACCGTATTTTTATCACCGGAACAAAACAAAATTATCAGTGAAGATTTAAACGGTAGTTTTGAAGGTGTGGGTATTCAAATCGGCTATAAGCAAAACCAACTGGCCGTAATTGCTCCGCTAGTCGGATCTCCGGCTGAGGAAGTTGGCATAAAAGCCGGCGATTATATTATCGGGATTAAAGATAGCAAAAAGGGCATAGATAGTAGTACTGAGGGAATGTCGCTTCAAGAGGCGGTACAAGTTATAAGAGGAGACAAGGGAACATCTGTGACCTTGACAATCGTCAGAGAGGGGGAGGGTAAACCACTTTATTTTGATGTTAAAAGGTCAAACATTGATGTGCCTACCATTACTGTCGATTTCGTTGGTGACAACGAAAAGTACGCACATATTCGCATCAACAGATTCGGTGGAGAAACAACCCAAGAATGGGAAAAAGCCGTCAGCAAGGTCTTAATAAACAGCAATCTTTCGGGAATAGTTTTGGATGTCAGGAATAATCCGGGTGGTTATTTACAAGCGGCAAATGAAATAGCGAGTGATTTTTTGGAAGTTGGGAAAGTCGTGGTGATAGAAGAAGACGGTAAAGGTGATCGTACGGACTTTACGGTAGATAAATTGGGGAGGTTTACTAATTTATCTACGGTTGTATTGGTAAACGAAGGTTCGGCTTCGGCTTCGGAAATACTCGCAGGTGCTCTCAAAGACAATGATAAAGCCGAGCTTGTCGGTGAAAAGACATTCGGCAAGGGTACAATCCAAGAGCCCGAGCAGTTAACAGGAAGCTCAGGGCTACACGTCACAATAGCCAAGTGGTTAACACCGAGTGGTTTTTGGGTAAACGATGTGGGACTTCAGCCGGATCACGAATTGTTAAATGACCCGGAAACCGATATTGACGAACAGCTTGAAAAAGCAATAGAATTATTAGCGATTCAGTAA
- a CDS encoding glycosyltransferase, protein MHTRLQKSLLEKDCDFETFINYFVYTKPAMNKQPIHKLDIIVPVINEGDNIAPLTQRIHLAMVNAQIDYRIIFVDDHSTDHTVREINKLTNSFPVILHNKKGKKGKAISILEGAQIAITEYVAMIDGDLQYPPEALPELFEVARKHGIAVANRKNHKTSFLRKFGSKANILIFERILHGFKVDTQSGLKIFKKEIILHLKAEEVGQWSIDMPLLHAGRELGYSIGSINIDFSERINGQSNIKFIHASFEIARHALGLKIKKRKIYEIKGEDEKLPLGSGVAYRGKRFITHTHLPHDKSAFRTFYPWQKIVFFTGLIVVGIGLYFNALTTAIVLTGFLTFIYFLDLLFNLYVLLKSLHFPPELNFNKEELDSLRDDDLPVYSVLCPLYKEARVLPWFVKAINDLDWPKNKLDVLLLLEEDDTETQAAAQALNLPHFFRVLVVPHSQPKTKPKACNWGLAHAKGKYVVVYDAEDKPDTDQLKKSYLAFQHSGEKVACLQSKLNYFNPHQNILTRLFTAEYSLWFDLILPGLQSIDSTIPLGGTSNHFRTEVLKKLHGWDAFNVTEDCDLGTRLFKHGYKTAIIDSTTLEEANSKVKGWIKQRSRWIKGYLQTYLVHTRDPIGFIKTNGIHALVFHLIIGMRMVFILINPLLWLLTISYFALYPYVGVTIEALYPPVVFYPAVTLLVFGNFVYFYNYMIGLAKRGNWSVIKYVFLVPVYWLMTSAAAAVAFKQLFTKPHYWEKTQHGHHLSKPVVATHLADVTMEMAATPNLISEKKPRVLLHPALFGGGILIASSVVANFSNFIYNAFLGREVSLEEFGTVSLMSSIFSLVTVISAAVGRTVNHKSAFLLGKLKSPVKEFVRVVIGKSFIASLAVTVIWVATIPFLARYFQIDSSLPFILFTPIWLVFLPGSVAGGFLMGNFKFIQIALAVVLEASSKLFITYLFVSLNRPELIYTAIPISLILAFIATSLFVYLTKGIDKDKLQKTDLTFPTGFFATSLLTGFASVSFMTLDIILAKHFLTPLEAGRYALLSLSGKMIYFLTGLVSQFLIPVISKNEGESKDSGKAFGLLFLLIASISTVGYVIFGVGAPITIPYLFGDKALSIIDLLPLYGFAMVAFVLSATITTYHQIKNHYLFPVITFSFAIAQVIGITLRHDSITHIVSVITGLSVIQLSAIILVHYFYSKLVSLIYNFVDFGRLFQKLPKTSAPKEKLNILIYNWRDSKHVWGGGAEVYVHEMAKRWVKDGHSVTIFCGNDRKNKGFEKVDGVSVIRRGGFYTVYFWAAVYYIFRFRKTYDCIVDCENGIPFFTPLYSRIPKILLIHHVHQDVFRKHLPFPLSRIAMLIESRLMPLVYRDSKIITVSQSSRDAIAEMNWAEKSDVNIVNPGINKHHKNGYKKTAYPSFLYLGRLQPYKNVDTVIHAFAKILERNRNAKLTIAGFGESIESLKNLSHKYGLHGAVTFTGYVSEEEKHKLLAESWVSLQPSSFEGWGITIIEANQAGTPVIASKISGLIDSVQDNETGILVPVGDIEMWAKTMESLINLDDVRKTLSKNAIVWSKNFSWDKSAKQFLDNIFTIIDPKKAVALSRKFNLLNTK, encoded by the coding sequence ATGCACACTCGTTTACAAAAATCGTTATTGGAAAAAGATTGCGATTTTGAAACGTTTATAAATTATTTCGTATACACAAAGCCTGCAATGAATAAACAACCAATACACAAACTGGATATTATCGTTCCCGTTATTAACGAGGGTGATAATATCGCACCTTTAACCCAACGGATTCATCTTGCTATGGTTAATGCCCAAATTGACTATAGAATTATTTTTGTCGACGACCACTCAACCGATCATACGGTTAGGGAAATTAATAAACTTACAAATTCATTTCCCGTTATCCTGCACAACAAAAAGGGTAAAAAAGGCAAAGCTATTAGTATCCTCGAAGGAGCTCAAATCGCCATAACCGAATATGTGGCAATGATCGATGGTGATCTGCAATACCCACCGGAGGCACTTCCCGAACTTTTTGAGGTCGCACGTAAACATGGAATTGCTGTTGCCAATAGAAAAAATCACAAAACTTCGTTTCTTCGAAAATTCGGTTCTAAAGCAAATATTCTAATTTTTGAAAGAATTTTGCATGGATTCAAAGTCGACACACAGTCAGGTTTGAAGATCTTCAAAAAGGAAATAATTTTACATTTAAAAGCTGAAGAGGTGGGTCAATGGTCGATTGATATGCCGCTCCTTCACGCAGGACGTGAACTGGGCTACTCAATAGGAAGTATCAATATCGATTTTTCCGAAAGAATTAACGGCCAATCGAATATAAAATTTATACATGCTTCTTTTGAAATTGCACGTCATGCATTGGGTCTAAAAATTAAGAAACGCAAAATCTACGAAATTAAAGGTGAAGATGAAAAGTTACCGCTGGGATCAGGTGTAGCTTATCGCGGAAAACGCTTTATAACCCATACTCATCTTCCGCACGACAAATCTGCTTTTCGTACATTCTACCCTTGGCAGAAAATAGTCTTTTTTACGGGATTAATTGTTGTCGGAATTGGATTATATTTTAATGCCCTAACGACAGCGATAGTACTAACGGGATTTCTAACTTTTATTTACTTTTTGGATCTACTGTTTAACTTATATGTGCTTTTAAAAAGTCTACATTTTCCACCCGAATTAAATTTTAACAAAGAGGAATTAGACTCACTTAGAGACGACGATCTACCCGTCTATTCTGTGCTTTGTCCGCTTTACAAAGAAGCTCGTGTACTCCCCTGGTTTGTCAAAGCAATAAATGATTTGGATTGGCCGAAAAACAAACTTGATGTACTTTTGTTACTCGAAGAGGATGACACTGAAACCCAAGCTGCTGCACAGGCTTTGAACTTACCTCATTTTTTCAGAGTATTGGTCGTTCCGCATTCCCAACCGAAAACTAAACCAAAAGCCTGCAACTGGGGGTTAGCACATGCGAAAGGTAAATATGTTGTCGTTTACGATGCAGAAGATAAACCCGACACCGATCAACTGAAAAAATCCTATTTGGCTTTCCAACACTCAGGAGAAAAAGTAGCGTGTTTACAATCAAAACTAAATTACTTTAATCCGCATCAAAATATCTTGACAAGACTTTTTACGGCAGAATATTCTTTATGGTTTGATCTGATTTTACCCGGACTTCAAAGCATTGATTCAACAATACCACTTGGTGGAACAAGTAATCATTTCAGAACAGAGGTCCTGAAAAAACTACATGGTTGGGACGCATTTAATGTAACCGAAGATTGTGATCTGGGAACCAGGCTGTTCAAACATGGTTACAAAACCGCCATTATCGACTCAACAACACTTGAAGAAGCAAACAGCAAAGTAAAAGGCTGGATCAAGCAACGGTCGCGCTGGATAAAAGGTTATTTGCAAACATACCTCGTCCACACGCGTGATCCAATTGGTTTTATAAAAACAAACGGCATTCACGCTTTGGTTTTTCATTTGATTATCGGCATGAGAATGGTCTTCATTTTAATAAATCCCCTACTTTGGCTTCTTACTATTTCTTATTTCGCACTTTATCCATACGTGGGTGTTACCATAGAAGCACTTTACCCTCCCGTAGTTTTCTATCCCGCAGTCACACTTTTGGTTTTCGGCAACTTTGTGTATTTCTACAATTATATGATAGGACTAGCCAAACGTGGCAATTGGTCGGTAATTAAATATGTATTTTTAGTCCCTGTTTACTGGCTAATGACATCGGCGGCTGCAGCAGTTGCTTTCAAACAGCTATTTACAAAACCGCACTACTGGGAAAAAACCCAGCACGGTCATCATCTTAGTAAACCTGTAGTTGCAACACACCTTGCCGACGTCACAATGGAAATGGCTGCAACGCCTAACCTGATTAGTGAAAAAAAACCCAGAGTTCTACTACATCCCGCGCTGTTTGGTGGCGGAATTTTAATCGCATCGTCTGTCGTTGCGAATTTTTCCAACTTTATTTATAACGCATTTTTGGGACGCGAAGTTAGCCTTGAAGAATTCGGAACCGTCAGTTTAATGAGTAGTATATTTTCCTTGGTTACAGTAATCTCCGCTGCCGTCGGTCGAACCGTAAATCACAAAAGTGCTTTTCTTTTGGGTAAATTGAAATCACCGGTTAAAGAATTCGTCAGAGTGGTTATTGGGAAAAGTTTCATCGCATCTCTTGCTGTAACCGTTATCTGGGTAGCGACCATACCATTTCTGGCTAGATATTTTCAAATTGACAGTAGTCTGCCTTTTATTTTGTTCACACCTATCTGGTTAGTATTTCTTCCCGGTTCTGTTGCGGGTGGATTTTTAATGGGAAATTTCAAGTTTATTCAAATTGCTTTGGCTGTTGTACTTGAAGCAAGTTCCAAACTATTTATCACATATCTATTTGTTTCACTAAATCGTCCCGAACTAATATATACCGCGATACCAATATCTTTAATACTTGCGTTTATAGCAACATCGCTTTTTGTATATTTAACCAAAGGCATCGACAAAGATAAATTACAAAAAACGGATCTAACTTTTCCGACCGGCTTTTTTGCCACTTCCCTGCTTACAGGTTTTGCGTCTGTTTCCTTCATGACCCTAGACATAATCTTGGCTAAACATTTCTTGACTCCTCTCGAGGCGGGTCGATATGCCTTACTTTCGCTATCCGGAAAGATGATTTATTTTCTGACAGGTCTAGTTTCGCAATTTCTAATCCCTGTGATTAGTAAAAACGAAGGTGAAAGTAAAGATTCCGGTAAGGCATTTGGATTGTTGTTTTTGCTTATCGCCTCAATTTCAACCGTCGGCTATGTAATATTTGGCGTAGGTGCTCCGATAACAATTCCCTACCTGTTTGGTGACAAAGCCTTAAGCATTATCGATTTATTACCACTCTATGGTTTTGCGATGGTTGCGTTTGTGTTATCCGCCACCATTACAACTTATCACCAAATAAAAAATCATTACCTATTTCCCGTAATTACATTTTCTTTTGCCATTGCACAAGTTATTGGAATCACTCTACGGCACGATAGTATCACTCACATCGTATCGGTAATCACAGGTTTATCCGTGATCCAACTTTCGGCAATAATATTAGTTCATTATTTCTACAGCAAACTTGTCTCACTTATTTACAACTTTGTAGATTTTGGACGACTATTCCAAAAACTGCCAAAGACATCCGCACCAAAAGAAAAACTAAACATTTTAATTTATAACTGGCGAGACAGTAAACATGTCTGGGGTGGTGGCGCAGAAGTCTATGTTCACGAAATGGCGAAACGGTGGGTTAAGGATGGTCACTCGGTAACCATTTTTTGCGGTAATGACAGGAAAAATAAGGGATTCGAAAAAGTGGACGGAGTATCTGTAATCCGCAGAGGCGGTTTCTACACAGTGTATTTCTGGGCAGCCGTTTATTATATCTTTCGATTTAGAAAAACATATGACTGCATCGTAGATTGTGAAAATGGTATTCCATTTTTTACGCCGCTTTATTCGAGAATTCCTAAAATCTTACTCATTCATCATGTCCACCAGGATGTTTTCAGAAAACATCTGCCGTTCCCCTTGTCTCGCATCGCCATGTTGATCGAATCACGCCTCATGCCTTTAGTCTATCGTGATTCAAAAATTATCACAGTATCCCAGTCATCCCGGGATGCCATAGCCGAAATGAATTGGGCCGAAAAAAGCGATGTGAATATCGTTAATCCCGGCATAAACAAACATCACAAAAACGGTTATAAGAAAACGGCATATCCCTCTTTTCTTTACCTGGGACGATTACAACCATACAAAAACGTAGATACGGTTATTCATGCTTTTGCCAAAATTCTTGAAAGAAATAGAAACGCGAAATTAACAATTGCCGGTTTCGGTGAAAGTATTGAGAGTTTAAAAAACCTTAGCCATAAATATGGATTACATGGAGCTGTCACTTTCACGGGTTACGTCAGCGAGGAAGAAAAACACAAGCTTCTGGCAGAAAGTTGGGTTTCACTTCAACCATCATCTTTTGAAGGTTGGGGTATCACAATAATCGAAGCTAACCAAGCCGGAACACCTGTTATTGCATCAAAAATTAGCGGGCTAATTGACTCTGTTCAGGACAATGAAACCGGCATTCTCGTTCCCGTGGGTGATATTGAAATGTGGGCAAAAACAATGGAAAGCTTAATTAATTTAGACGATGTCCGTAAAACTCTTTCAAAAAATGCAATCGTCTGGTCGAAAAACTTTAGTTGGGACAAAAGCGCAAAACAATTTTTAGATAATATTTTTACGATTATCGATCCTAAAAAAGCGGTTGCATTATCGAGAAAGTTTAATTTATTAAACACGAAATAA
- the ychF gene encoding redox-regulated ATPase YchF, translated as MNISCGIVGLPNVGKSTLFNALLKKQQAFAANFPFATIEPNIGIVPVPDDRLVKLAQSVKDADKLEKLPPIVPATVEFVDIAGLIAGAHKGEGLGNKFLAHIRETDAILHVVRAFENPDIIREGSRDPISDLDVIETELIMADYQTIEKQKEPRGSGDKEAERKWQVVKKIKEDLNKGIPARLVQLNEQEHLIARELSLLTMKPILVALNISEENLINHKEIVSSFSRDANVSKDCVTAICAKLEEDMATLTDEERMEYLGVHQIQFDGLANVINRAFQTLGLITFLTAGEKEVRAWTITKGTLAPQAAGVIHTDFEDKFIKAQVIEYNDYIDLGGEKKAKESGKLRLEGKDYVVKDGDVIEFKVGA; from the coding sequence ATGAATATTTCCTGCGGGATAGTGGGATTACCAAACGTTGGTAAGTCGACCCTATTTAATGCATTACTTAAAAAACAGCAAGCGTTTGCTGCTAATTTTCCATTTGCCACAATCGAACCAAACATTGGAATTGTTCCCGTCCCTGACGACCGCCTTGTGAAACTAGCTCAGAGTGTTAAAGACGCCGACAAACTTGAAAAGCTTCCACCTATCGTTCCGGCAACGGTTGAGTTTGTTGATATTGCGGGACTTATTGCAGGCGCTCATAAGGGTGAAGGTTTGGGAAACAAGTTTCTCGCGCACATTCGTGAGACGGATGCTATTTTGCATGTTGTTCGGGCATTTGAGAATCCGGATATTATTCGAGAAGGGTCACGGGATCCGATTTCAGATTTGGATGTAATTGAAACCGAGTTGATCATGGCAGATTATCAAACTATTGAAAAACAAAAAGAGCCAAGAGGATCGGGAGATAAAGAAGCGGAAAGAAAGTGGCAAGTTGTAAAAAAAATTAAAGAAGACCTGAACAAAGGAATTCCCGCAAGACTAGTTCAATTAAATGAACAAGAACATCTGATTGCCCGGGAATTATCACTACTTACCATGAAACCAATTTTAGTCGCGCTTAATATTAGTGAAGAAAACTTAATTAATCACAAAGAGATTGTAAGTTCATTCTCGCGGGATGCAAATGTTAGTAAAGACTGCGTCACTGCAATTTGTGCGAAATTAGAAGAAGACATGGCTACTCTAACCGATGAAGAGCGGATGGAGTATCTTGGAGTTCATCAGATTCAATTTGATGGTCTGGCAAATGTAATAAATAGAGCGTTCCAAACACTTGGGCTGATTACCTTTTTGACTGCGGGCGAAAAGGAAGTTAGGGCTTGGACGATTACAAAGGGGACATTGGCACCGCAAGCGGCAGGCGTGATTCATACGGACTTTGAGGATAAATTTATAAAAGCTCAGGTTATTGAATATAACGATTATATCGATTTGGGTGGTGAAAAAAAGGCCAAGGAATCAGGAAAACTTAGGCTTGAAGGAAAAGATTATGTCGTCAAAGATGGCGACGTAATCGAATTTAAAGTTGGTGCGTGA
- the rpsF gene encoding 30S ribosomal protein S6, which produces MNTYELTLILPGSTTPAKKKAIIADIESLVKVNKGVLKETEDWGNIDLAYQISGNRVGSFIHFKLDLDSQAVSIVDNKVLLNEEIIRHLLVKASKEK; this is translated from the coding sequence ATGAATACATATGAATTAACACTTATCCTACCGGGGAGTACAACTCCCGCCAAAAAGAAGGCTATTATTGCCGATATCGAAAGTCTCGTTAAGGTGAACAAGGGTGTTCTCAAGGAAACCGAGGATTGGGGTAATATTGATTTGGCATATCAAATATCGGGTAACCGTGTTGGATCTTTTATCCATTTTAAGTTAGACTTAGATAGTCAAGCTGTTAGTATTGTCGACAACAAAGTTTTATTAAACGAAGAAATAATCAGACATTTGCTCGTGAAAGCATCAAAGGAGAAATAA
- the rpsR gene encoding 30S ribosomal protein S18, producing the protein MAKKTKKQVKQIRKVPVDCPFDRSQTQPSYKDYQDLAKFLNDRSKIQGKDRTGVCSKHQRALGREIKRARHLGLLPFAPGF; encoded by the coding sequence ATGGCAAAAAAAACAAAAAAACAAGTTAAGCAAATTCGTAAAGTACCTGTTGATTGTCCGTTTGACAGATCGCAAACTCAACCCAGCTATAAAGACTATCAGGATTTGGCGAAGTTTTTAAACGATCGATCAAAAATTCAAGGAAAAGACAGAACGGGTGTTTGCTCAAAACATCAACGTGCGTTAGGTCGAGAAATAAAAAGAGCCCGTCACTTGGGATTACTTCCCTTTGCTCCAGGTTTTTAA
- a CDS encoding single-stranded DNA-binding protein — translation MARSLNKVTLIGNLTRDPELRYTPQGTAVCTFGLATNRQWTTDSGDKKDSVEFHRIVAWNKLGELCSQLLSKGRKVYVEGRLQTRKWTGQDETEHTTTEIIISDMIILDTRGQQGTGEDFDIPEDLETDSIPSPDVDAPVAKKAEKPVKKEKTLKEENKEEDEDIPF, via the coding sequence ATGGCAAGAAGTTTAAACAAAGTTACATTAATCGGGAATTTGACCAGAGATCCGGAATTGAGGTATACACCCCAGGGTACCGCAGTTTGTACTTTTGGATTGGCTACAAATCGACAGTGGACCACAGATTCAGGTGACAAGAAAGATAGTGTTGAATTTCATCGTATTGTTGCTTGGAACAAATTAGGCGAGCTGTGTTCGCAACTTCTTTCTAAGGGTAGAAAAGTGTATGTCGAAGGACGACTTCAAACCAGGAAATGGACCGGACAGGATGAGACCGAACATACAACTACTGAGATCATTATCAGTGACATGATCATACTTGATACCAGAGGACAACAGGGAACGGGTGAAGATTTTGATATTCCCGAGGATTTGGAAACGGATAGCATTCCATCACCAGACGTGGATGCGCCTGTTGCCAAAAAGGCTGAAAAACCAGTAAAAAAGGAAAAAACCCTTAAAGAAGAAAACAAAGAAGAAGATGAAGACATACCCTTTTAA